Part of the Lolium rigidum isolate FL_2022 chromosome 6, APGP_CSIRO_Lrig_0.1, whole genome shotgun sequence genome, taaggttgtgttgtgcttgttgccactagggataaaacattggcgctatatccgaggatgtagttgttgattacattacgcaccatacttaatgcaattgtccgttgttagcaacttaatatcggagggggttcggatgataacctcgaaggtggactttttaggcatagatgcggttggatggcggtctatgtactttgtcgtaatgcccaattaaatctcactatacttatcatgtcatgtatgtgcattgttatgccctctctatttgtcaattgcccgactgtaatttgttcacccaacatgcttttatcttatgggagagacacctctagtgaactgtggaccccggtccattctttaatacttgaaatacaaatctgtctgcaatacttgtttttactattttctctgcaaacaatcatcttccacacaatacggttaatcctttgttacagcaagccggtgagattgacaacctcatctgtttcgttggggcaaagtactttggttgtgttgtgcgggttccacgttggcgccggaatctccggtgttgcgccgcactacatcccgccgccatcaaccttcaacgtgcttcttggctcctcctggttcgataaaccttggtttctttctgagggaaaacttgctgctgtgcgcatcataccttcctcttggggttgcccaacgaacgtgtgaaatacacgccatcattatgtatatgtgtatcactactatcgagatctaacagaaataagccattcttttcaggagctcgaccataaaagatattattcataaaaatagaacaaccattattctcagacttgaatgaataaccgttttgcattaaacaagatccagatataatgttcatgctcaacgcgggtacaaaataacaattattgaggcttaaaactaatcccgaaggtagatgtagaggaagtgtgccgacggcgatcacatcgactttggatccatttccaacgcgcatcgtcacttcatcctttagtagtcttcgtttattctttagttcctgtttcgagttacaaatatgagcaaccgaaccgagtatcaaatacccggtactagtacgagaaccgataagataaacatctataacatgtatatcagatataccttctttcttcttcttgataaggccgctcttcagatccgccaaatacttggagcaattacgcttccaatgtcccttctccttgcagtaatagcactcaacatctggcttagggccgttcttaggtttcataggaggcgtggcagctttcttgccacccttcttgaattttcccttagacttgccctgtttcttgaaactggtggtcttgttgaccatcaacacttggtgttctttcttgatctcaatctcagcagatttcagcatggcgaagagttcgggtaactctttgttcatgttctgcatattgtagttcatcacaaagttcttgtaactaggtggcggtgattgaaggacacgattaatccccgatccgttaggaatcactattcccggatcactgagtttcttcgcatgcccggtcatggcgagcatgtgctcactaacggagctgccttcttccatcatgcaggtcgaagaagtgtttcgatgcttcatagcattccacggccgcatgagtttcaaagatagctttcagctcattgaccaactcatgaggatcgtggtgctcaaaacgtttttgaagatcggcttccagactgcacaggatggcacaccgaacttgagagtaccgagttttccgagtctcgtaaacattctttacttcatcggtttcggtttgcagggagggtcacctagcggtgcatcaagcacatattgcgaggcttccaccattgaggaaaatcctcacatgacggaaccgatcggtgaagttgctaccgttgctcttaagcttttctttctctaggaactggttaaaattgattgaggacgccatatctacaacatatatttgcaatagttttagactaagtttatgacaaattgagttcaaattttaattcaatataattaaaaaatctaggtgaactcccactcaaaacaatatccctcgcattgtcttagtgatcacacgaaccaaatccaccacacctaagtccgatcatcacgagacaaggtgtaatttcaatagcgaacgctcaaagtgttcatcatatcaatcatatgattcatgctctacctttcggtatcacgtgttccgagaccatgtccgtacatgctaggctcgtcaaggccaccttagtatccgcatgtgcaaagctggcttgcacccgttgtatgcacttgttgattctatcacacccgatcatcacgagatgcttcgaaacgacaagtcttggcaacggtgctactaaggatgaacactttattatcttgatattttagtgagaggtatcatcttataatgctaccgtcgcgatctaagcaaaataagatgcataaaaggattaacatcacatgcggttcatatgtgatatgatatggcccctttgtctttgcgcctttgatcttcatctccaaagcacggacatgatctccatcatcaacgggcatgatctccatcatcgtcggcgtagcgtcaaggtcaatggcgtcgtcttcatgattgttctccatgtagcaactattacaacttctttgaaatactactcaacatgaaatttaaagacaaccataaggctcctgccggttgccacaatacaataatgatcatctcatacatattcatcatcacattatggccatatcacatcaccaaacactgcaaaaacaagttagacgtctctaatttggtttgcatattttacgtggtttagggttttcgagtaagatctaatctacctacgaacatgaaccacaacggtgatactagtgttgtcaatagaagagtaaattgaatcttcactatagtaggagagacagacacccgcaaagccacttatgcaatacaagttgcatgtcgagcgtggagcaaatctcatgaacgcggtcatgtaaagttagcccgagccgcttcatcccactatgccacaaagatgcaaagtactcaaactaaagacaacataagcatcaacgcccacaaaaccattgtgttctactcgtgcaaccatctatgcatagacacggctctgataccactgtatggATACGTtgtatagaaaacaaaaaatttcctaccgcgagaacgcaaaccaagccaagatgcaatctagaacatgggagcaacgaggagatgatcgagactcacccttgaagatttccaaagcctacaagatgaggctcttgttgctgcggtagacgatcacttgccgcttgcaaaagcgcgtagaagatcttgatcacggtgccacgatcgggcagcacctccgtactcggtcacacgttcggtgttgatgaagacgacgtccttctccccgttccagcgggcagcggaagtagtagctcctccttgaatccggcagcacgacggcatggtggcggtggcgatggagaactccggcggagcttcgctaagcgttgcgggagaggtggaggaggtggggcggctagggtttgggagagggggcgccggccactatggggtgcggacaccttgtggtgttggggttggccggccccctccccttgtccctcattatataggtggaacacccaagagttggtctacaagtcttcgaataagaccccaaaccaaaaccttccatatgacatgaaacctacccaaggtgggattcccacttgaggtgggactcccacctttccttgggagggggtggccggccaccttaggtggagtccacctgggactccacgccctagggttggccgaccatggtggtggagtcccttcgggactccgccttccaaagtgatttcttccgaacttttctagaaccttctagaaccttccataaatgcaccggatcatttccaaacttggaatatgacttcctatatatgaatcttattctccggaccattccggaactcctcgtgatgtccgggatcccatccgagacttcgaacaattacttcgaactccattccatatttcaagttctactattacaacatcaaaccttaagtgtgtcaccctacggttcgtgaactatgtggacatgggtgagaactctctccgaccaataaccaatagcgggatccggagatccataatggctcccacacattcaacgatgacttagtgatcgaatgaaccattcacatacgataccaattccctttgtcacgcgatattttacttgtccgaggtttgatcatcggtatcactctataccttgttcaacctcgtctccgacaagtactctttactcgtaccgtggtatgtggtctcttatgaacttattcatatgcttgcaagacattagacgacattccaccgagagggcccagagtatatctatccttcatcgggatggacaaatcccattgttgatccatatgcctcaactcatactttccggatacttaatcacacctttataaccacccatttacgcagtggcgtttgatgtaatcaaagtacctttccggtataagtgatttacatgatctcatggtcgaaaggactaggtaactacgtatcgaaagcttatagcaaataacttaatgacgtgatcttatgctacgcttaattgggtgtgtccattacatcattcatataatgatataaccttgttattaataacatccaatgttcatgattatgaaactaatcatctattaatcaacaagctagttaagaggcttactagggactcattgtttgtttacatatcacacatgtatcaatttttcggttaatacaattatagcatggtatataaacattcatcataaacataaagatatataataaccacttttattattgcctcttgggcatgtcTCCAACAAAGTATTGTTGGAGCATTACAATATCTGACTCTCACCAGGCTAGACATAGCTTTTTTTTGTCAACAAGGTATGCCAATTTCTTCATGCTCCCACTACGGTACATTGGACAGCAGTAAAAAGAATATTGAGATATGTCAGTGGTACAGTGAGTCTTGGCTTAACCTTTAAGAGATCTTCTTCTACACTAGTTAGTGCCTtctcagatgcagattgggcagggtGTGTGGATGATAGGAGGTCTACAGGAGGTTTTGCTGTATACTTTGGACCCAACCTAatttcttggagtgctagaaaacaagcaacagtgtcaagatcaagcacataagCTGAATATAAATCTCTGGCTAATGCCACAGCAAAAGTTATTTGGATTGGGTCTTTACTGAAAGAACTGAGAATCCAAAGAAATGAAATCTCATgcttgtggtgtgataatatgggtGCTACATATCTTTCAGCTAATCCTATCTTTCATGCTAGGACTAAACATATTGAAATTGATTTCCACTTTGTAAGAGAAAGAGTAGCAAAGAAGCAACTTGAGATTAGATTCATTCCATCAAAGGACCGAAGTGGCGAGATGGTTTCACAAAAGCTTTACCAGTTCGGCAGTTTGAAGAATTTAagtacaacctcaaccttaagaaGGCTGTGATTGAGGAGGGGTGTTAAAGTATCTTTTATGATACGGAAATTCAGTTTAAACCCTGACGGAAGTTCAGATAGAGATAGATAGAAGTTCAGATGTATTCGGGGTGATCCGATCGTAACTATAAGATCAGGATCATCCTTTCCTTTTCTCTGTTTGTTGTAACCTTCCGTGTACTCATCCTCTGCCGATGTTGGCATATAAATTAACACGCAACCGATGGAAGTCCCCATCGTTAAACCAAAACCCTCTAGCGATCATAAAACTAACTCATGGAAGGTAAAATTAGAGTCGTTTTGTTTTTTAGAATCGTCACCAAATATGATTCCGAAAACATCATCTACTGTTGTTTTGTCCCATATCCCGGCATCTTTATCTTGAGTATCCATCACACAATTCACCACGTTCACATTCACACTACATTTACATTGTGTCGATATCTGAATCGTTTTCGGTGTCCTCCGACGTGGTTGACTCGATGATGTCTAGCCACCTCTCAGAGTTCGGGTCGAGCATCGACGATGGTCCGCGGCGTACTCAGCCAGAATGTCGgcattcctcctcttcttctccgcccTTGCCGCCCTCCACGATGTCTTCTGCGCCTTCCGGAATTGGCTTGATACAACTCTTCGCCTAATTAGTTCAATACCCTTTTTTTACAAGAGAGGGAAAAGATTTGTCTCAATGTATTAATTAAGTAGAGAATTTCCCGATTAATTGCCTAGAAATTGGGTGAAAAAGTGTCACAACGAACACCAACAATTACAAACGCCAGCAATACGTACAACACATGCGGACTAGCTCCTAAAGCAAGTAACTCCTACAACCACAAAAAAGATTGAGTGTTTGTGAGTTGGACCAACTTGGTCTGTTAGTAGAGAACCAGAATAAAAGAACAAGACACCctacaaaaatagcaaaaacgaAGAAACTACTGCAAACAGAAGAAGGAAAATTATTTGAATCTACCAAATGATAGCCTCCCTCACCCGTTGGGTCCACATAGGTGGTGTATCTACTGCTTACAACTTCTCTCCCGTAAAACCCCTAGGAATCCTCTCTCGAAATTATTGTGTTGCTCCCATGTCTATCCTTTACCACTCCTCCAATGGTTCCTTCCTTCCATGGCTAGACACACTCTTGTATCTCTCCCACCATCCATCCACATCCATACGACAACCATGGATGGGTCTAAAAAACGGTCTTCTTTGTGGATACAAGCTCGAGGATGATGACATGATGAGGGGAATGGATCAATGGTGGGTCTAAAATATTTTGATGTATTTAATATTACATTGTtgcatacattttttttttgctacattaaCATGTTGTAATGTTTCGGCATTTTATGGCCTACAGCAAATGATGATGTAGTTATGTAAAAATTGTTCTGTTGAAACGTATGCACTGCATTGATCGAGCAATGTGAGATCCAACGGCTTCGGTGGCTACAGATCTCGCTGACGCCTAGGGcagacaaaacaaaataaagaagcAGGATAAACTTAGAGAAGGGGAATATTGGTCGGCCTAGCTGGTTCATGCATCCGGCCCACGGACGCAAAACCCTAATCCAATCTGAGGCCACTCAGCTTCCTCTCCCGCACTCTCTATATCCCTCTGCTCGGAAAGGAACCAAAACGCCACCTGCAGGCTGTTCCCCTCCTCGCCCGCTGTCCCCGTCGGCCGTCGCCGTCGCGGGCAACTATGGCGCTGAAGGAGATCATAGAGATTGTCTACTCCTGCCTCCCCGATTTCCCGGTCACGGCAGCCGCCTCCctctccgccgccttctcttcCTCTaccgaaggcggcggcggcggcgaggaccgCATCAGCGCCCTCCCCGACGACCTTCTGCGCAAAATCGTCTCCCGCCTCCCCGTCAAGGACGCCGCCCGCACGGCCGCGCTCTCCCCTCGCTGGCGCGGCCTCTGGCGCTCGACCCCCCTCGTCCTCGACGATGAACACCTGCTGCCCTACCTGCCCGACTCCTCTGACGAGGACGATGACCTCCTCGGGGACTGCACCAGTATCCTCGTCTCCGCCATCTCCGGCGTCCTCGCTTCCCACCCGGGGCCCTTccaccgcgtccaccttgccatGAACCCCTTGTGCCGTGAACTGTACGCGGCCGAGGAgtggctccgcctcctcgccgccaaGGGCGTGGAGAACCTCGCATTCGTCAACCGCCCCTGGCCCCTCGAGGTTCCCCTACCGCTCTCCATCTTCCTGTGCTCCTCGCTCCGCAGCCTCTACCTCGGCGTCTGGAAATTCCCCAGCACCGCCGGTCTCCCACGCGGCCCCGACGTCTTCCCCCACCTCCAGGAGCTCCGACTCTGCCACACCGTCATGGAGGAGCGTGACCTCCAGCACGTGCTTGCCTGCAGCCCTGATCTACAGATCCTcgcgctcatcgccagcagcgacttcCCCTCACGGGTCCGAATCGGCAGCGACAGTGTCCGGTGCGTG contains:
- the LOC124668245 gene encoding F-box/LRR-repeat protein At3g26922-like, which produces MALKEIIEIVYSCLPDFPVTAAASLSAAFSSSTEGGGGGEDRISALPDDLLRKIVSRLPVKDAARTAALSPRWRGLWRSTPLVLDDEHLLPYLPDSSDEDDDLLGDCTSILVSAISGVLASHPGPFHRVHLAMNPLCRELYAAEEWLRLLAAKGVENLAFVNRPWPLEVPLPLSIFLCSSLRSLYLGVWKFPSTAGLPRGPDVFPHLQELRLCHTVMEERDLQHVLACSPDLQILALIASSDFPSRVRIGSDSVRCVVLWSSMADELALVDAPRLQRLILYAAGSGRTMKVQIGYAPELTVLGYLETATHVLVIGNTTITAGVTNVSPNTMVPSVKLLALKVNFRVAKEVKTLLSFLRCFPQVETLHVMSIGGESRGQDNPLNPTFWREIAAIECVESCLKKLVLDEFSGGANELGFLELVFGRAQVLQKALVVLPDAGNAAMIAKAMGKLAPLGSAEWATKEDCPLVVLAHSEPGDHVWSYQRASDLSVSDPFLGKAMQ